Proteins found in one Pseudanabaena sp. FACHB-2040 genomic segment:
- a CDS encoding aliphatic sulfonate ABC transporter substrate-binding protein has product MVRSISNANFGNRWLRRLNPLRLPTWLIALTAIFCFSVLNSCAQSSTTAANPEAVRIDFAYYNPVSLVLKDKGWLEEDLGKDGIRVEWTQSQGSNKALELLNSRSIDFGSTAGAAALLAKANGNPIKSVYVYSKPEWTALVTRPNSGISRVEDLKGQRVAATRGTDPYIFLLRSLDQVGLSEQDLEIVQLQHPDGRAALERGDVAAWAGLDPHMAATELEQGSTLFYRNPDFNTYGVLNVREDFATQYPAYVERVLAAYEQARQWAVANPAELAAILEKEAKLTPAVAAKQLERTDLSNSVIGPVQIDTISAAGDVLKKSGVIPASTDVEQVVSDLIDPQYIEKVARR; this is encoded by the coding sequence ATGGTTCGTAGTATTTCCAACGCTAACTTTGGCAACCGCTGGCTGAGACGATTGAACCCGCTTCGCCTGCCGACATGGCTGATCGCCCTCACTGCCATCTTTTGCTTTTCAGTGCTCAATAGCTGCGCCCAAAGCTCAACTACAGCCGCTAACCCCGAGGCGGTGCGGATAGATTTTGCCTATTACAACCCGGTCAGCCTGGTGCTAAAAGATAAAGGCTGGCTAGAAGAAGACCTGGGCAAAGACGGCATCCGAGTTGAGTGGACCCAAAGCCAGGGCAGCAACAAAGCCCTAGAACTGCTCAACAGCCGCAGCATTGACTTTGGCTCTACTGCTGGCGCGGCGGCGCTGCTGGCTAAGGCCAACGGCAACCCAATCAAATCTGTCTACGTCTACTCCAAGCCAGAGTGGACTGCCCTAGTAACGCGCCCCAATTCCGGCATCAGCCGGGTTGAAGACCTCAAGGGCCAGCGAGTAGCCGCTACCCGAGGCACCGATCCTTATATATTCCTATTGCGATCGCTCGACCAAGTTGGCCTATCTGAGCAAGACCTTGAGATCGTGCAGCTGCAGCACCCCGACGGCAGGGCGGCGCTAGAGCGAGGCGATGTGGCGGCTTGGGCTGGGCTTGACCCGCACATGGCCGCAACCGAACTGGAGCAGGGTTCTACCCTGTTTTACCGCAACCCTGACTTTAATACCTATGGCGTGCTCAACGTACGAGAAGACTTTGCCACCCAGTATCCGGCCTATGTTGAGCGGGTATTGGCCGCTTACGAGCAGGCAAGACAGTGGGCTGTAGCTAATCCTGCTGAGCTGGCCGCCATTTTAGAAAAAGAGGCCAAGCTGACGCCTGCAGTTGCCGCCAAGCAGCTAGAGCGCACAGACCTGTCCAACTCAGTGATTGGCCCGGTGCAGATAGACACCATTTCGGCTGCTGGGGACGTGCTGAAGAAAAGCGGGGTAATTCCGGCCTCGACCGATGTTGAGCAGGTGGTTAGCGATCTGATTGATCCGCAGTACATCGAGAAAGTTGCTCGTCGCTAG
- a CDS encoding ABC transporter permease, with amino-acid sequence MGFYTKSSHFAQLSQVQNGRSPAKAPNSRSWLTGWGQGSKTSPRAPAHRRSWQLQGRYQGWILPLGLLIVWELLSRLGVFPPNLLPAPTTVTATIWGLATSGELVRHIGVTLFRVGVGFGVGTLAATLLGALTGYSPTAYRYFDPLLQALRNIPSLAWVPLFILWLGIFETSKVALIAVGVFFPVYLNLMSGIQNVDRKLVEVGKIYRLSQIQLIRRVFFPATLPSYIVGLRNGLSLGWMFVVAAELMGASQGLGFLLIDGQTTGRPAIILASLLLFAILGKLTDSLLAALGKRLLRWQDTYISG; translated from the coding sequence ATGGGCTTTTACACAAAATCCTCTCATTTCGCCCAGTTGTCACAGGTGCAAAACGGTCGTTCCCCAGCCAAAGCGCCAAATTCTCGCAGTTGGCTGACGGGTTGGGGGCAAGGGTCAAAGACTAGCCCCAGAGCGCCTGCCCATCGTCGCTCTTGGCAGCTGCAGGGCCGCTACCAGGGTTGGATCTTGCCACTAGGGCTGCTGATTGTGTGGGAGCTGCTGTCCCGGCTGGGGGTGTTTCCGCCCAACCTGCTGCCCGCCCCCACGACAGTAACGGCCACGATTTGGGGGCTAGCAACTAGCGGTGAGCTGGTGCGCCACATTGGCGTTACGCTCTTTCGGGTGGGGGTAGGCTTTGGCGTGGGCACTCTAGCGGCCACGCTCCTGGGGGCATTAACCGGCTACTCCCCCACGGCCTACCGCTACTTTGACCCGCTGCTGCAGGCGTTACGCAACATTCCTTCATTGGCCTGGGTGCCCCTGTTTATTCTCTGGCTAGGAATTTTTGAAACCTCGAAGGTAGCGCTGATTGCTGTGGGGGTGTTTTTCCCGGTCTACCTCAACCTGATGAGCGGCATTCAAAATGTCGATCGCAAGCTGGTGGAAGTGGGCAAGATCTACCGTCTAAGCCAGATTCAGCTGATTCGTCGGGTGTTTTTCCCGGCGACGTTGCCTTCGTATATAGTGGGCCTGCGTAATGGCTTAAGCCTCGGCTGGATGTTTGTGGTGGCAGCCGAGCTGATGGGAGCCAGTCAGGGTCTGGGCTTTTTGTTAATAGACGGGCAGACCACAGGCCGACCCGCCATTATCCTGGCTAGCCTGCTGCTGTTTGCCATATTGGGTAAGCTGACCGACTCGCTGCTGGCCGCCCTGGGTAAGCGCCTGCTTCGCTGGCAAGACACCTACATTTCAGGGTGA
- a CDS encoding acyl-CoA dehydrogenase family protein, translating into MTVTPSIPRSPDLKGQAAPCPEISLPENPVTIARELAAEFAATAAERDRQGGTPQAERDRIRASGLLRLAIPAEYGGAGASWITVAQVVREIAKVDASLAHVFSYHPLGVIIPQLYGSEAQERYYYSETARHNWFWCNALNPLDRRLVLTRDDSGYRLNGTKSFCSGAKNSDYLPTTAVVPGEEAFTVVVIPTSRAGLTCHDDWDNIGQRQTDSGSVTFDSVTVYPEEILTPRQPGHPFQTFRACLAQFNLANIYVGIAQGALAAARDYAQTQTRPWPTSGIEAATEDPYRLHRFGELWVGLSGAEALVDRAADQMQTAWDRGWDLTEQQRGECAVAIATAKIAATQAGLAITNQMFDLMGARATSRQHGFDRYWRNLRTFTLHDPVDYKLREVGNWALNQQYPTPGFYA; encoded by the coding sequence ATGACTGTGACCCCTTCTATTCCTAGATCCCCTGATCTAAAGGGCCAGGCCGCGCCCTGCCCCGAGATTTCCCTGCCCGAAAACCCAGTCACTATTGCCCGAGAACTGGCGGCTGAATTTGCTGCGACAGCAGCCGAGCGCGATCGGCAGGGCGGCACCCCCCAAGCAGAACGCGATCGCATCCGGGCCAGCGGGCTGCTGCGGCTAGCGATTCCGGCTGAGTATGGCGGAGCTGGGGCAAGCTGGATCACGGTGGCTCAGGTAGTGCGAGAAATTGCTAAGGTCGATGCTTCGCTGGCCCACGTCTTTTCCTACCACCCTCTGGGGGTGATCATTCCCCAGCTCTACGGCAGCGAGGCTCAAGAGCGCTACTACTACAGCGAAACTGCCCGCCATAACTGGTTTTGGTGCAACGCGCTCAATCCTCTCGATCGACGGCTGGTGCTGACCCGGGATGACAGCGGCTACCGGCTCAATGGCACCAAGAGCTTTTGCTCTGGGGCAAAAAACTCAGACTACCTGCCCACCACTGCCGTTGTGCCGGGGGAAGAGGCGTTTACGGTAGTGGTCATTCCCACCAGTCGGGCGGGCCTGACCTGTCATGACGACTGGGACAACATCGGCCAGCGCCAGACCGACAGCGGCAGCGTCACCTTCGACTCGGTAACGGTTTACCCCGAAGAAATTCTCACGCCGCGCCAGCCGGGGCACCCGTTTCAGACCTTTCGGGCCTGCCTAGCCCAGTTCAATCTGGCCAATATCTACGTCGGCATTGCTCAAGGCGCGCTGGCTGCAGCCCGTGACTATGCCCAGACCCAAACCCGGCCTTGGCCCACCTCTGGCATCGAGGCGGCTACTGAAGATCCCTACCGGCTGCACCGCTTTGGTGAACTGTGGGTGGGCCTCAGCGGGGCAGAAGCGCTGGTCGATCGAGCCGCTGACCAGATGCAGACAGCTTGGGACCGAGGCTGGGACTTAACCGAACAGCAGCGAGGGGAGTGTGCGGTTGCGATCGCAACCGCCAAAATCGCAGCAACGCAGGCCGGTCTAGCCATTACCAACCAAATGTTTGACCTGATGGGAGCCCGCGCCACCAGTCGTCAGCACGGGTTTGACCGCTACTGGCGCAACCTACGCACCTTCACCCTGCACGACCCAGTGGACTACAAGCTGCGCGAAGTGGGCAACTGGGCGCTAAACCAGCAATACCCAACACCCGGGTTTTACGCTTGA
- a CDS encoding ABC transporter ATP-binding protein yields MRSTAMGFDGHASLCPSYTAYSSTLPLPTPPLPTPPPMLYIENVSKQFDNGFTALEAITLKIKPGEIVTLVGTSGCGKSTLLRIVAGLEFPSLGGVLIEDELITAPHSRVGLVFQEPRLMPWLTVQENIEFGLHDLPLPERRRRSQAVLDKVQLTSFAGALPRQLSGGMAQRVAIARSLVTQPDILLLDEPFSALDAFTRARLQDHLLEIWGYDRPTLLLVTHDVEEALVLSDRIIMLHPNPGRIFRMLRVDLPRPRQRSSIQFQEMKERLLLGLDLAGAAPALVKR; encoded by the coding sequence ATGCGCTCTACGGCTATGGGCTTTGATGGGCACGCTTCGCTTTGCCCATCCTACACGGCTTACTCATCCACCCTTCCACTCCCTACTCCTCCACTCCCTACTCCTCCACCCATGCTCTACATCGAAAACGTCTCAAAACAGTTTGACAACGGCTTTACTGCGCTCGAAGCGATTACGCTCAAGATTAAGCCGGGGGAGATTGTTACCCTGGTGGGCACTAGCGGCTGTGGCAAGAGCACGCTGCTGCGCATTGTGGCTGGGCTGGAGTTTCCTAGCTTGGGCGGGGTGCTGATTGAAGATGAACTGATTACTGCACCGCATTCCAGGGTCGGGCTGGTGTTTCAAGAACCTCGACTGATGCCCTGGCTAACGGTGCAGGAAAATATCGAGTTTGGCCTGCACGATCTGCCGCTACCAGAGCGGCGACGCCGTTCTCAGGCGGTGCTAGACAAGGTGCAGCTGACGTCTTTTGCCGGGGCACTGCCGCGTCAGCTGTCGGGCGGTATGGCTCAGCGGGTTGCGATCGCACGTTCCCTCGTCACTCAACCCGACATCTTATTGCTAGACGAGCCTTTTAGCGCCCTTGATGCCTTTACCCGCGCCCGCTTGCAGGATCACCTGCTGGAGATCTGGGGCTACGATCGCCCCACGCTGCTGCTGGTCACCCACGATGTTGAAGAGGCGTTGGTGCTGAGCGATCGCATCATCATGCTGCACCCCAATCCGGGGCGAATCTTTAGAATGCTGCGAGTTGATTTGCCTCGACCCCGTCAGCGCAGCAGTATTCAGTTTCAGGAGATGAAGGAGCGGCTGCTGCTGGGCTTAGATCTGGCGGGTGCAGCTCCGGCCCTAGTGAAGCGATAG